GCAATTTACCCTGCACCCGGATGATCTGGCCCTGCTGGATAAAAACATGAACTGGACCGTTGAGCCCGGTAAATTTATGGTGATGGTAGGCAGTTCGTCCGTTGATTTGAAATTGAAAAAAGAGTTTGAGGTAGAATAAACAGATCAAATTCTGATTAAAGAGTTTTAACGGCAACCCGACATCAGATCGGGTTGCCGTTTTTAATATTTGTTCGGCTAATTTTTCCTAACTTCCACCTAAATTTAAACCTATGCTGTTAGATGATACCTGGGTAGCTATTGAAGCTGTATCTGATGATGAGATCCCTTTGTTGGTGCGTTACCGGCCCAATTTGCTCAACTTTTTTGAAAGCGGGGTTTACCTGCAAAGAATGGATATTACCTGGAGCTATGAAGCTACGGATTCATCATTGTTGCCGCCCGCCGAAGAAATGGTTTTGATGGAACAGGTTGAAGATGCCCTTATTGATATGCTTGAGGCCGATCATCAAAGCATCCTGGCGTTTGTGTTTACCGGCGAAAACGAGCGCTGGTGGGCCTGGTACACCACCAATATTGATATAGCCGGCGAACGCCTGAACGATGCCTTAGCCGATTTTGATGAATTACCCATAAATATTACTGTTACCGATGACCCTGAATGGGAGGAGTATTTTGGAGTGATGGAGGATTTTGGAGGCGAGGATGATGAATAAAAGTTAAACCCTGTTTTTGAAACTTATTTTCCCGGCCGCTCCAGTTTCTGAAAAGGGATCTTAAGGATATTTAAAAACCGGCCGGTAACTTTTTCATTCATGTGCGTATCAATACCAAACCGGGTTTCTTTAACATCCAGTTCGCCAAAGGTACCAAAAAGCCTGTCCCAGATGCTTAGCACATCGCCATAGTTACGATCGGTGTGTGGGAGCTGGTAGTGATGATGTACATGGTGCAGGTTAGGTGTTATAAAAATTAAACCTGCTATCTTGTTAACTTTTTGTGGCAGCCTGAACTCGGTATGGGCCAAAACATTAAAAGCCGACTGGAAAGTTTGCCTCAGCACCAAAACACTAACCGCAGGGCCCAATATAAAAACCCATAACATCAAAAATCCGGTACGTACACAGGTTTCTCCGGGATGTTCGCGTACGGTGGTCGAAACATCAACGTGTTGGTCGCTATGATGCACCAGGTGAAACTTCCAGAGCAGATCAATTTTGTGCATCACCACATGGTAAATGTATTCGCAAAGGTCAAGCAGCATAAACAGGCTGATATAATAGATCCATTTATTTTGATGACCAGGAATGTAGTTAATC
The sequence above is a segment of the Mucilaginibacter celer genome. Coding sequences within it:
- a CDS encoding DUF695 domain-containing protein: MLLDDTWVAIEAVSDDEIPLLVRYRPNLLNFFESGVYLQRMDITWSYEATDSSLLPPAEEMVLMEQVEDALIDMLEADHQSILAFVFTGENERWWAWYTTNIDIAGERLNDALADFDELPINITVTDDPEWEEYFGVMEDFGGEDDE
- a CDS encoding sterol desaturase family protein — its product is MTVTQFISTHQDAVQIALYAFIISSLWLMEVCFSAGLISVKKRWQHNKTNLLFVFTALPIQLMLTTIVLLIVSWTNARHWGLINYIPGHQNKWIYYISLFMLLDLCEYIYHVVMHKIDLLWKFHLVHHSDQHVDVSTTVREHPGETCVRTGFLMLWVFILGPAVSVLVLRQTFQSAFNVLAHTEFRLPQKVNKIAGLIFITPNLHHVHHHYQLPHTDRNYGDVLSIWDRLFGTFGELDVKETRFGIDTHMNEKVTGRFLNILKIPFQKLERPGK